A genomic segment from Thermodesulfobacteriota bacterium encodes:
- the atpA gene encoding F0F1 ATP synthase subunit alpha, whose protein sequence is MEIRAEEISQVIKEQIKGFDKKVELSETGVVLSVGDGIARVYGLTNVMVLELVEFPGGILGLAMNLEQDSVGIAVMGDDRHIKEGDIVKRTKRIAEIPVGEGVLGRVIDTTGAPLDGKGPIASTESRRIEMVAPGVIARKSVHEPMMTGLKAIDSMTPVGRGQRELIIGDRQIGKTAVAVDSIISQKNTDVYCIYVACGQKKSTVAQVAAILEKHGAMEYTTIVAANASDPASLQFLAPYAGCAIGEYFRDKGQHALIIYDDLSKQAAAYRQVSLLMRRPPGREAYPGDIFYNHSRLLERAAKLNDELGAGSLTALPIIETQAGDVSAYIPTNVISITDGQIYLEPSLFFAGVRPAINVGLSVSRVGGAAQAKAMKQVAGNLRLDLAQYRELESFAAFGSDVDEATRKQLTRGARLVEILKQPQYKPLPLEKQVSIIYAGTKGYLDKYDTGVLAKYEESLYAFIENKYPQLFKGIAEKKQITDDIDALLKQALTAFDEEFKDTVK, encoded by the coding sequence CGATGGTATCGCCAGAGTCTACGGCTTGACAAATGTGATGGTTCTGGAACTGGTCGAATTTCCAGGAGGCATCCTCGGTCTGGCGATGAACCTGGAGCAGGACAGCGTCGGTATCGCCGTTATGGGTGACGACAGGCATATCAAGGAAGGCGATATTGTCAAGCGGACCAAGCGTATCGCGGAGATCCCCGTCGGTGAAGGTGTTCTGGGCCGTGTTATCGACACCACCGGCGCACCGCTGGATGGCAAAGGACCGATTGCCTCGACTGAAAGCCGCCGTATTGAAATGGTCGCGCCGGGCGTTATTGCCAGAAAGAGCGTTCATGAGCCGATGATGACCGGTTTGAAAGCGATTGACTCCATGACCCCGGTCGGGCGGGGGCAGCGGGAACTCATCATCGGTGACCGTCAGATCGGTAAAACGGCAGTAGCCGTTGACTCCATCATCAGCCAGAAAAATACCGATGTTTATTGTATCTATGTCGCCTGCGGTCAGAAAAAATCGACAGTTGCCCAGGTCGCGGCTATCCTGGAAAAACACGGCGCCATGGAATACACCACCATCGTCGCGGCCAACGCCAGCGATCCGGCCTCTCTGCAGTTTCTGGCGCCTTATGCCGGGTGCGCCATCGGCGAATATTTCAGGGATAAAGGTCAGCACGCCCTGATTATCTACGATGACCTTTCCAAACAGGCGGCGGCTTATCGTCAGGTTTCCCTGCTCATGAGACGGCCTCCCGGCCGTGAAGCTTACCCCGGCGATATTTTTTATAACCACTCCCGTCTGCTGGAGCGCGCCGCCAAGCTGAATGACGAACTCGGCGCCGGTTCCCTGACGGCCCTGCCGATTATTGAAACCCAGGCCGGCGACGTTTCCGCCTATATCCCGACGAACGTTATTTCCATTACGGATGGCCAGATCTACCTTGAGCCCAGCCTTTTCTTCGCTGGCGTTCGTCCGGCCATTAACGTCGGCCTGTCCGTCTCCCGCGTCGGCGGTGCCGCCCAAGCCAAGGCCATGAAACAGGTCGCCGGAAACTTACGGCTGGATCTGGCCCAGTACCGGGAACTGGAATCGTTTGCCGCTTTCGGCAGTGATGTTGACGAGGCTACACGCAAACAGCTGACTCGTGGCGCCAGGTTGGTGGAAATCTTAAAACAGCCGCAGTACAAGCCGCTGCCTCTGGAGAAGCAGGTATCGATTATTTATGCTGGTACCAAGGGATATCTCGACAAGTACGACACCGGCGTTCTCGCCAAATATGAAGAGAGCCTGTATGCCTTTATTGAGAACAAATACCCGCAGCTGTTCAAGGGAATTGCCGAAAAGAAGCAGATCACCGATGATATCGATGCGCTGTTGAAGCAGGCGCTCACCGCCTTTGACGAGGAGTTTAAGGACACGGTTAAATAG
- the atpG gene encoding ATP synthase F1 subunit gamma: MASLKEVKSKISGVQKTKKITRAMNMVASSKMRGSQMAMEAFRPYAEKFSEVLGSLAEKAGDEASPLLVPRDEVKKIHVVLCTSDRGLCGGFNNKLTEQANSFLKEKSGQNIEVSLTHFGKKGFKWAQKNKLTIWSSYLDVVGTKIPFDVAMKAGRKLIDSFLNGECDEIYVIYSEFQGMSRQVPTLQKLLPIPPLETGKTGGDSGGDAAFQAEHICEPSARELMAEMLPRNIYIQLYRALLETSTSEHAARMAAMDNATKACNDMIDALTLTYNKARQAAITAELMDIVGGAEALRG; this comes from the coding sequence ATGGCGAGTTTAAAAGAGGTCAAGTCGAAAATATCCGGGGTTCAGAAAACCAAAAAGATCACCCGGGCAATGAACATGGTGGCCAGCTCCAAGATGCGGGGCTCCCAGATGGCCATGGAAGCTTTTCGCCCCTATGCGGAGAAGTTTTCTGAAGTCCTGGGCAGCCTGGCGGAAAAAGCCGGAGATGAGGCCAGTCCCCTTCTGGTTCCCCGCGACGAGGTAAAAAAAATTCATGTGGTCCTCTGCACCTCCGACCGTGGTCTGTGCGGGGGGTTTAACAACAAGCTGACGGAACAGGCCAACTCGTTTCTGAAGGAAAAATCCGGTCAGAACATCGAGGTTTCCCTTACCCATTTCGGAAAAAAAGGATTCAAGTGGGCGCAGAAGAATAAACTGACCATCTGGTCAAGCTACCTTGATGTGGTGGGCACAAAAATTCCTTTTGACGTTGCCATGAAGGCCGGCCGAAAGCTGATTGACAGTTTTCTGAACGGTGAATGTGACGAGATCTATGTGATCTATTCTGAATTTCAAGGTATGTCCCGGCAGGTTCCGACGTTGCAGAAGCTGTTGCCGATCCCACCGCTGGAAACCGGGAAAACAGGGGGCGACTCCGGAGGTGATGCCGCTTTTCAGGCCGAGCACATCTGTGAGCCTTCAGCCCGTGAATTGATGGCGGAGATGCTTCCGCGTAATATTTATATTCAGCTCTACAGAGCCCTGCTGGAAACATCCACCAGTGAACATGCCGCCCGCATGGCGGCCATGGATAATGCCACCAAGGCCTGTAACGATATGATCGACGCGCTGACGTTGACTTATAACAAGGCGAGGCAGGCAGCGATTACAGCGGAATTGATGGATATTGTCGGCGGCGCCGAGGCGCTTAGAGGATAA
- the atpD gene encoding F0F1 ATP synthase subunit beta yields the protein MGENIGKITQVMGPVVDVEFAPGNLPPIKDALLITNPAINDEPGNLVVEVAQHLGDNVVRTIAMDITDGLVRGAAVTHTGKPIMMPVGAAGLGRVLNVVGRPVDGLGPISQEKMLPIHRPAPKFTEQDTEVHVLETGVKVIDLLVPFPRGGKMGMFGGAGVGKTVIMMEMVHNIAMQHGGISVFAGVGERTREGNDLYHEMKDSGVLPKAALIYGQMTEPPGARARVALSALTAAEYFRDVEGQDVLIFIDNIFRFTQAGQEVSSLLGRIPSAVGYQPTLAVDLGELQERITSTDKGSITAVQCVYVPADDLTDPAPATTFAHLDGTVVLSRQIAELGIYPAVDPLDSTSRILDANYIGEEHYRTARQVQQILQKYKELQDIIAILGMEELSDEDKLTVERARKLQRFLSQPFHVAETFTGMAGKYVKVEDTVRGFKEICEGKYDDLPERAFYMVGSIEEAVQKAEKMKQEA from the coding sequence ATGGGAGAGAATATAGGGAAGATCACGCAGGTCATGGGACCGGTCGTCGATGTGGAATTCGCGCCAGGTAATCTGCCGCCCATCAAAGACGCTTTATTGATCACCAACCCCGCCATCAACGATGAACCGGGAAACTTGGTGGTGGAGGTGGCGCAGCATCTGGGCGACAATGTGGTGCGGACGATCGCCATGGACATTACCGACGGACTGGTTCGCGGGGCTGCTGTCACGCACACCGGGAAACCGATCATGATGCCGGTCGGCGCGGCCGGACTGGGGCGGGTTCTCAATGTTGTGGGCAGGCCGGTGGATGGCCTCGGTCCCATCAGCCAGGAAAAAATGCTGCCGATTCATCGGCCGGCGCCGAAATTCACCGAACAGGACACGGAAGTGCATGTTCTGGAGACCGGTGTCAAGGTTATCGACCTGCTGGTTCCCTTTCCCCGCGGCGGTAAGATGGGCATGTTCGGCGGGGCCGGCGTCGGTAAAACCGTTATCATGATGGAAATGGTTCATAATATCGCCATGCAGCATGGCGGTATTTCCGTTTTCGCGGGCGTCGGCGAGAGAACCCGCGAAGGCAACGACCTCTATCATGAAATGAAAGATTCCGGCGTTCTGCCCAAGGCCGCCCTGATTTACGGACAGATGACCGAACCTCCCGGAGCGAGAGCACGCGTTGCCCTGTCCGCCCTGACGGCGGCTGAATACTTCCGTGATGTGGAAGGTCAGGACGTGCTGATCTTCATTGACAACATCTTCCGGTTTACCCAGGCCGGTCAGGAGGTTTCTTCTCTGCTGGGTCGTATTCCTTCCGCGGTCGGTTACCAGCCGACGCTGGCGGTTGACCTGGGCGAACTTCAGGAACGCATCACCTCTACCGATAAAGGCTCCATTACAGCGGTACAATGTGTGTACGTTCCCGCCGATGACCTGACCGACCCGGCTCCGGCAACAACGTTTGCCCATCTGGACGGTACCGTGGTTCTGTCCCGTCAGATCGCTGAACTGGGGATTTATCCCGCAGTGGATCCGCTGGATTCCACCTCCCGTATTCTGGACGCCAACTATATCGGGGAAGAGCATTACCGCACGGCTCGTCAGGTTCAGCAGATTCTTCAAAAATATAAAGAACTTCAGGATATTATCGCTATTCTCGGTATGGAAGAGCTCTCTGATGAGGACAAGCTCACAGTTGAGCGCGCCCGGAAGTTGCAGCGGTTCCTGTCTCAGCCGTTCCACGTGGCCGAAACTTTTACCGGCATGGCCGGCAAGTACGTGAAAGTGGAAGATACCGTCAGGGGATTCAAGGAGATCTGTGAAGGCAAGTATGATGACCTCCCTGAACGGGCCTTCTATATGGTTGGGTCTATCGAAGAAGCCGTTCAAAAAGCGGAAAAGATGAAACAGGAAGCCTAA
- a CDS encoding F0F1 ATP synthase subunit epsilon, translating to MAQNIKLSIVTPEKEVVSDDCQIVMAPGSVGEFGVLSGHTPFLTSLKIGAIRYTDGSGKEHMVFVSGGFAEVLPDKVTILAESAESKEAIDANRAEAARDRAEKRIAEAGKDLDMIRAQAALARAIQRLKIVSSL from the coding sequence ATGGCACAGAATATTAAGTTGTCGATTGTGACACCTGAAAAAGAGGTGGTCAGCGATGATTGTCAGATCGTCATGGCTCCTGGATCTGTTGGTGAATTCGGCGTGCTTTCTGGACATACGCCCTTTTTGACTTCCCTGAAAATCGGCGCGATTCGTTATACGGATGGTAGTGGTAAAGAGCACATGGTGTTTGTCAGCGGAGGCTTTGCTGAAGTGTTGCCGGATAAAGTGACCATTCTGGCCGAATCGGCTGAAAGCAAGGAAGCTATCGATGCCAATCGTGCGGAAGCAGCCAGGGACAGAGCCGAAAAACGAATTGCCGAGGCGGGTAAGGATTTGGATATGATCCGGGCGCAAGCGGCGTTGGCAAGGGCGATACAGCGTCTTAAAATTGTGTCATCCTTATAG
- a CDS encoding NTP transferase domain-containing protein produces the protein MNMAMNGGEGIAVVILAAGMGTRMKSEKAKVLHEIAGKSMISYVLETALGVTSCDHIVVVVGCQADAVRREALKRAAVKFAYQRQQLGTGHAVLCAMDSLAENVRDVVILSGDMPFISQKTVNALIDKKRSDELDMTLLAARVDCPKGYGRLLFDGQDRVLKIVEESDASEPEKLINIINAGTYCVDKVFLEWSLAQIGSDNKQKELYLTDIVGIARSANRPAGAVVVQDQHEVIGVNSLDDLGRATSSLCQKMR, from the coding sequence ATGAATATGGCAATGAACGGGGGAGAGGGCATCGCGGTCGTGATTCTGGCTGCGGGTATGGGCACCCGGATGAAGTCCGAAAAAGCCAAGGTGCTTCATGAAATCGCCGGAAAGAGCATGATCAGTTATGTCTTGGAAACCGCTCTGGGCGTTACCTCCTGCGACCATATCGTGGTGGTTGTCGGTTGTCAGGCAGATGCGGTTCGCAGGGAGGCGCTGAAAAGGGCAGCTGTAAAATTTGCCTACCAAAGACAGCAGCTTGGCACCGGACATGCGGTCTTGTGCGCTATGGACAGCCTCGCGGAAAATGTCCGGGATGTTGTTATCCTGTCAGGGGATATGCCTTTTATCAGTCAGAAAACGGTTAATGCCTTGATTGATAAAAAGAGGAGCGATGAGTTGGATATGACCCTTCTTGCTGCTAGAGTGGATTGCCCGAAGGGGTATGGCAGACTTCTTTTTGATGGTCAGGACAGGGTCCTGAAGATAGTGGAAGAAAGTGACGCCAGTGAACCAGAGAAATTGATAAATATAATAAACGCAGGAACTTATTGCGTCGACAAAGTGTTTCTGGAGTGGTCGCTAGCGCAGATCGGATCTGACAATAAACAAAAAGAACTGTATTTAACGGATATCGTCGGCATTGCCCGCAGTGCCAACAGACCGGCCGGGGCGGTGGTTGTGCAGGATCAGCATGAAGTTATCGGAGTAAACAGTCTGGACGATCTTGGCAGGGCTACAAGCTCATTATGCCAAAAAATGCGCTAA
- the zapB gene encoding cell division protein ZapB codes for MGNEQLFSQFEEIEKKVEKLFDKIQSLESINAQLKETISDLEKGARKKAEEEEKYSEEKALIRSKVDGLIQKINAFVSQV; via the coding sequence ATGGGAAATGAGCAGCTTTTTTCACAATTTGAAGAGATCGAGAAAAAAGTAGAAAAATTGTTTGATAAAATTCAATCGCTTGAATCAATTAATGCACAACTGAAAGAAACGATTTCGGATCTTGAGAAGGGAGCCAGGAAAAAAGCAGAGGAAGAAGAAAAGTACAGTGAGGAAAAGGCTTTGATTAGGTCCAAGGTTGATGGGTTAATTCAGAAAATAAATGCGTTTGTATCACAGGTGTAA
- a CDS encoding cell division protein ZapA has product MTEDITITLLGKRLRFTADEGVADARRVAELLTQEVHKVTAREKQPSSMDNFAKLTQAALNIANDFVELQRRYTELEKKFTDRSNALLKSINARL; this is encoded by the coding sequence TTGACTGAAGATATAACGATAACGCTGTTGGGAAAAAGGTTAAGGTTCACGGCGGACGAGGGTGTCGCCGATGCCAGGCGGGTTGCGGAATTACTGACGCAGGAAGTGCATAAAGTAACAGCCAGAGAAAAACAACCGTCCAGCATGGATAATTTCGCCAAGCTGACTCAAGCCGCCCTGAATATAGCAAATGATTTTGTCGAACTGCAGCGACGATATACGGAACTGGAAAAAAAATTTACAGACAGATCAAATGCTTTGCTCAAATCAATAAACGCCCGTTTGTAA
- the rny gene encoding ribonuclease Y, with the protein MRGSTMEIIFAILGLAVGLVLAIWVRKKNYIKQMDDARAESGRILEDARLRAENLIKEAKLEAKDRLLKMKSDFDAETIETKGELKKQEQRLISKEENLDRKYDQIEHREQEVYKKEKSLQKREENLEKKETECNRMFDEQKRQLEAISGLTSDQAKDILVQSMEEDARHEAAKLIKRITTDAEEEADKKAKKIIATAIQRYAGDFVAERTVSVVELPGDEMKGRIIGREGRNIRALEAATGIDLIIDDTPEAVILSGFNPVRREVARISIQRLIADGRIHPARIEDVVKKVKAEVDVTIKEAGEQAAFDTGVHGINPELIKILGSLKFRTSFVQNVLQHSVEVSFLCGIMATELGLDAKLAKRMGLLHDIGKAIDHEVEGPHALIGANVAQKYGESAEVTHAISAHHEDVAPETVYDLLVQAADALSGARPGARKELLENYIKRLEDLEKIAAGYKGVANAFAIQAGRELRVMVEGDNISDEKAVLLSRDIAREIEAKLTFPGQIKVTVIRETRAVEYANK; encoded by the coding sequence TTGAGGGGATCAACAATGGAAATAATATTTGCGATATTGGGGCTGGCGGTCGGGCTTGTCTTGGCGATATGGGTCCGTAAGAAAAATTATATAAAGCAGATGGATGACGCCAGGGCCGAGTCCGGTCGCATTTTAGAAGACGCCCGGTTGCGGGCTGAAAATCTCATCAAAGAAGCCAAACTGGAGGCTAAAGACAGGCTTCTGAAGATGAAAAGCGATTTTGACGCTGAAACCATAGAAACCAAAGGAGAACTGAAAAAACAGGAACAGCGCCTGATCTCTAAAGAGGAAAATCTGGATCGGAAATATGATCAGATCGAGCACAGAGAGCAGGAGGTTTATAAAAAAGAAAAATCTCTCCAGAAGCGGGAAGAAAATCTGGAAAAGAAAGAGACGGAATGCAATCGGATGTTTGATGAGCAGAAAAGGCAGCTGGAGGCCATTTCCGGTCTGACTTCCGATCAGGCCAAAGACATCCTGGTGCAATCCATGGAAGAAGATGCCCGGCATGAAGCCGCCAAACTGATTAAACGGATCACCACCGACGCCGAAGAGGAAGCCGACAAGAAGGCGAAAAAGATCATTGCCACCGCGATTCAACGTTATGCCGGCGATTTTGTCGCAGAACGGACTGTCTCCGTGGTTGAGTTACCCGGAGATGAAATGAAGGGCCGGATTATCGGTCGGGAGGGTAGAAACATCCGGGCGCTGGAAGCCGCTACCGGTATTGATTTGATTATTGATGACACTCCGGAAGCGGTAATCCTGTCCGGGTTTAATCCGGTCCGGCGAGAGGTGGCGCGGATTTCCATTCAGCGGTTGATAGCCGACGGCCGCATTCATCCCGCCCGTATCGAGGATGTGGTTAAGAAAGTAAAAGCCGAGGTGGATGTCACCATCAAGGAAGCCGGTGAGCAGGCTGCTTTTGATACCGGCGTGCACGGCATCAACCCCGAACTGATAAAAATTCTGGGCAGCCTGAAGTTCAGAACCAGTTTCGTCCAGAATGTGCTGCAGCATTCCGTGGAAGTGAGCTTCCTGTGCGGTATCATGGCGACGGAGCTCGGCCTGGATGCCAAGCTTGCCAAGCGTATGGGCCTGCTTCATGACATCGGCAAGGCCATTGACCATGAGGTGGAGGGCCCCCATGCCCTTATCGGCGCCAATGTGGCTCAAAAGTACGGTGAATCGGCGGAGGTCACCCACGCCATTTCGGCCCATCATGAAGACGTGGCGCCGGAAACTGTTTATGACCTTCTCGTCCAGGCCGCGGACGCTCTGTCCGGAGCCCGGCCGGGGGCGAGAAAAGAGCTCTTGGAAAACTATATCAAGCGGCTGGAGGACCTTGAGAAAATCGCTGCCGGATATAAGGGCGTGGCCAACGCCTTTGCCATTCAGGCCGGCCGGGAGTTGAGGGTAATGGTTGAGGGAGACAATATTTCCGATGAAAAGGCGGTATTGCTGAGCCGGGATATCGCCCGTGAAATAGAAGCCAAACTCACTTTCCCGGGCCAGATCAAGGTGACGGTGATCAGGGAAACCAGAGCCGTTGAATATGCCAACAAGTGA
- the tyrS gene encoding tyrosine--tRNA ligase: protein MNVLDVLQERGFVAEMTHPEELRDALGSRRLVCYIGFDPTASSLHVGSLVPIMALAHMQRNGHLPIALMGGGTGLVGDPSGKTEMRKLITVEDVNENVKGIRGQLERFIDFAEGRAKLENNAEWLLPINYIEFLRDIGRYFSVNRMIKAESYKMRLDSEDGLSFIEFNYMLLQAYDFLQLFDKHQCVLQMGGSDQWGNIVAGIDLVRRVRNAQVYGLTFPLITTSSGAKMGKTAAGAVWLDSDRTSPYEYYQYWINTHDDDVARFLALFTFLPMEEINRVKSLAGADLNAAKTILAFEATTIAHGMDKAIKAHQDTIKKFGVRNIPEDLLPSSAVPRDTVIIASPADLAFSGSSDISVAMAGEPQTKLPLSTIKAGISAVDLFNTTGLAQSKGAARRLIQQGGVYINGQRLESVDYCVTADDIRDGEIVLRAGKKKYHTIRIQDDLKA, encoded by the coding sequence ATGAATGTCCTTGATGTATTGCAGGAGCGGGGATTCGTGGCGGAAATGACGCATCCCGAGGAGTTGCGGGACGCCCTGGGAAGCCGGCGCCTCGTCTGCTATATCGGTTTTGATCCCACGGCCTCAAGCCTTCATGTGGGCAGCCTGGTGCCGATCATGGCACTGGCGCATATGCAGCGAAACGGACATCTGCCCATCGCGCTGATGGGCGGGGGGACCGGTCTGGTCGGTGACCCCAGCGGCAAGACGGAAATGCGCAAGCTGATCACGGTTGAAGATGTCAATGAAAACGTCAAGGGGATTCGAGGCCAGCTGGAGCGGTTTATCGATTTTGCGGAAGGGCGGGCGAAGCTGGAGAATAACGCCGAATGGCTGTTGCCGATTAATTACATCGAATTTTTAAGAGATATCGGCCGGTATTTCAGCGTTAACCGCATGATTAAAGCCGAAAGCTATAAGATGCGTCTTGATTCCGAAGACGGGTTGAGCTTTATTGAGTTCAACTACATGTTGCTGCAGGCCTATGATTTTTTGCAGCTTTTTGACAAACACCAATGCGTTCTGCAGATGGGCGGCAGCGACCAGTGGGGCAACATCGTGGCCGGCATTGATCTGGTCCGGCGAGTGCGCAACGCGCAGGTGTACGGGCTGACTTTCCCGCTGATAACGACCAGCAGCGGCGCCAAAATGGGAAAGACTGCGGCCGGCGCGGTCTGGCTTGATTCCGACCGGACCTCGCCTTATGAATATTACCAGTACTGGATTAATACCCATGACGATGACGTCGCCCGGTTTCTGGCTCTGTTTACCTTTCTACCCATGGAGGAGATCAATCGGGTAAAGTCGCTTGCAGGGGCCGATTTGAACGCGGCCAAGACCATTTTAGCTTTTGAGGCGACCACCATCGCGCATGGTATGGACAAGGCGATTAAGGCGCATCAGGATACGATTAAAAAATTTGGCGTCCGGAATATTCCCGAAGATCTATTGCCATCCAGTGCCGTACCGAGGGACACCGTTATTATTGCGTCTCCGGCTGATTTGGCCTTTTCAGGTTCTTCGGATATTTCTGTTGCCATGGCCGGCGAGCCGCAAACCAAATTGCCTTTATCGACCATTAAAGCCGGCATTTCAGCCGTGGATCTTTTTAACACCACCGGTCTGGCCCAATCCAAAGGAGCCGCCCGGCGGTTGATTCAGCAGGGCGGTGTTTATATCAATGGTCAGCGTCTGGAATCGGTGGATTATTGCGTGACGGCCGACGATATCAGGGACGGGGAAATCGTACTCAGAGCCGGTAAAAAGAAATACCACACGATTAGAATCCAGGACGACCTCAAGGCTTGA
- the trpD gene encoding anthranilate phosphoribosyltransferase, with amino-acid sequence MPAEIDRNFGALISRLARHQDLTREESSQAFSAVLNDATTSMQQGAFLAALATKGETGEEMAGAWEAIFNLDTVKINLLPPRPLVENSGTGMDAFKTFNISTAAAVIAAAGGLSMARHGARAITSACGTVDMAEAVGVDVECPVEMVAESIARAGIGLFNGMSPTIHPGSLARILSQIHFGSILNIAASLANPAMPVIGVRGVYSEAMILPVVRLMKSIGYKKAIGLYGTITGLDGGMDEASVCGPTHCAELRESGDIRAFTLYPEDYGLRATNPQDLAPSGGLAAEARRFVSLLQNRENGIRKDAVLLNAALVFYAAGTVSGIDGGLQKATRLLENGQAFATLTAWVAAQNREPEKGLRTLERLADPGCLRKERS; translated from the coding sequence ATGCCGGCAGAAATCGACCGCAATTTCGGGGCCCTCATCTCCCGCCTGGCCCGCCATCAGGATCTTACCCGTGAGGAAAGCAGTCAGGCGTTTTCCGCTGTTTTAAATGACGCTACCACTTCCATGCAGCAGGGCGCCTTTCTGGCCGCCCTGGCCACCAAGGGCGAAACCGGAGAGGAAATGGCCGGCGCCTGGGAAGCCATCTTCAATCTGGATACGGTCAAAATAAATTTGTTGCCACCCCGGCCGCTGGTGGAGAACAGCGGTACAGGAATGGATGCCTTCAAAACGTTTAATATCAGCACCGCGGCCGCGGTTATCGCTGCCGCCGGCGGCCTTTCCATGGCGCGCCACGGCGCCCGCGCCATTACTTCAGCCTGCGGGACGGTGGATATGGCCGAGGCGGTGGGCGTGGATGTGGAGTGCCCTGTTGAGATGGTGGCGGAAAGCATTGCCCGGGCCGGAATCGGGTTGTTTAACGGCATGAGTCCGACCATTCATCCCGGATCGCTGGCTAGAATCCTTTCTCAGATTCATTTCGGGTCCATCCTGAACATCGCGGCATCCCTGGCCAATCCGGCCATGCCCGTAATCGGGGTGAGAGGCGTTTATTCCGAAGCAATGATATTGCCGGTAGTCCGGCTGATGAAATCCATCGGCTATAAGAAAGCGATTGGTCTTTACGGCACGATTACCGGCCTTGATGGGGGAATGGACGAAGCCTCTGTCTGCGGGCCCACTCATTGCGCCGAATTGCGCGAATCAGGAGACATAAGAGCGTTTACGCTCTATCCTGAAGATTACGGCTTGCGGGCAACGAATCCCCAAGACCTGGCGCCGTCGGGCGGCCTTGCCGCCGAAGCCCGTCGTTTTGTTTCGTTGCTGCAAAACCGGGAAAACGGCATCCGGAAAGATGCGGTGTTGCTGAATGCCGCCCTTGTTTTTTATGCTGCCGGAACCGTATCCGGTATTGATGGCGGGCTGCAGAAAGCGACCCGGCTGCTGGAAAACGGTCAAGCGTTTGCGACGCTGACGGCCTGGGTTGCCGCGCAAAACCGGGAGCCGGAGAAAGGGTTGCGAACACTGGAACGACTGGCCGATCCGGGCTGCTTAAGAAAGGAGAGGTCATGA
- a CDS encoding alcohol dehydrogenase catalytic domain-containing protein — translation MRLMLTGSGQMEVMRDDNHPSSGVGEIPLKVLYCGVCRTDAKMWAQGHRDLVLPRVPGHEIVAIDGRGRRYVVWPGDSCGECDFCRGDRENLCRRLKIIGFHRDGGFADRINVPEAALIPFPETLDPLVACLAEPAGCVLHALDKCRLGAGARVLIYGGGTMGLLSALAAAACGAVPIVIEPNAAKRRAAQILLDESAAMCLAETEETEVDAVINACPDAAAFARGLTRLCCGGCFCFFSGLNADNAFPADLINHIHYREITVIGSYGLTRSDMRRAIAFLKDRQPVAGALIQAIAGPEEAPGLMPRVLAGGGFKYILNFCDL, via the coding sequence ATGAGACTGATGCTGACCGGCTCCGGGCAGATGGAAGTAATGCGTGACGATAACCATCCGTCTTCAGGGGTTGGTGAAATTCCGTTGAAGGTGCTGTATTGCGGCGTTTGCAGGACGGACGCTAAAATGTGGGCCCAGGGGCACCGGGATCTGGTTCTGCCCCGGGTTCCCGGGCATGAAATCGTTGCGATTGATGGCCGAGGACGGCGTTACGTGGTCTGGCCCGGAGACAGTTGCGGCGAATGCGATTTCTGCCGGGGCGATCGTGAAAACCTTTGCCGTCGGTTGAAGATAATCGGGTTTCATCGGGACGGAGGATTTGCGGACCGGATAAACGTTCCCGAAGCCGCTCTGATTCCATTCCCGGAAACACTGGATCCGCTTGTCGCCTGCCTGGCTGAACCGGCCGGGTGCGTGCTGCACGCGCTGGACAAATGCCGGCTTGGCGCCGGTGCCCGCGTTCTGATTTATGGCGGTGGTACCATGGGGCTTTTGAGCGCGCTGGCAGCGGCAGCCTGCGGCGCCGTGCCGATTGTGATTGAACCGAACGCGGCCAAACGGCGGGCGGCACAAATACTGCTGGACGAGAGCGCGGCGATGTGTCTGGCGGAAACAGAAGAGACGGAAGTCGATGCGGTGATCAACGCCTGCCCGGACGCGGCGGCGTTTGCCCGGGGATTGACGCGGCTTTGCTGTGGCGGGTGTTTCTGCTTTTTCAGCGGACTCAATGCGGACAATGCTTTCCCGGCAGATCTGATCAATCATATTCACTACCGTGAAATTACCGTTATCGGAAGTTACGGGCTGACGCGTTCGGATATGCGCCGTGCCATTGCCTTTCTGAAGGACCGGCAACCGGTCGCTGGCGCTTTGATACAGGCTATTGCCGGACCGGAAGAAGCGCCTGGCCTGATGCCGCGGGTGTTGGCGGGCGGCGGATTTAAATATATTCTGAATTTTTGCGATTTGTGA